Proteins encoded together in one Fibrobacter sp. UWR2 window:
- a CDS encoding type II secretion system protein — MKKTSHSQMLLRKAGFTLVELLVYIAILGIVVIVAGQAFSNSTKIRVRTQSMLKASEVAENVATLFKTDVAQTGAKSSMEAGTTDAGNNFGAVHTTVYMDPTNSSSSNVDQSSFRISSSSNYSDLTIRRLRYDANGYYQATEEVRWYVEDKILKRSCKLIEKKAGLTLTDDDPCADVGSSPDGIEMASGVETFLVQAAKPSVETANEQVFPASDAGGTFNFYSRSGDMKYVGLSTASATGEAGVGGTSVVLTNFFSNFDNTTQDVIEETSQKLNQVLAMENNTLEGTHTWASACEKITLEEGQVYEISFNVDPPTGVGDEKNRSLSFVPGVDHMSVGFRSVTTGDFPRKGGAKLIDDFLFFPPLDASKGSGKRTMRFTVPEKIENVCLAFTFACYSPLVHQGRLKISYLKLKKVAGTNYVFDNGYNPESHKNDKKNIKALKLTLKIERNGEGGSSEVVVPIPSNGPTD, encoded by the coding sequence ATGAAAAAGACCAGTCACAGTCAGATGCTACTTCGCAAGGCGGGCTTCACGCTCGTCGAACTCTTGGTGTATATCGCCATCTTGGGTATAGTGGTCATTGTGGCGGGCCAGGCGTTCAGCAACTCGACCAAGATACGCGTGCGTACGCAGAGCATGCTCAAGGCATCCGAGGTGGCAGAGAACGTGGCGACCTTGTTCAAGACGGACGTCGCGCAGACCGGCGCGAAGAGTTCGATGGAAGCCGGTACTACGGATGCCGGTAATAATTTTGGTGCGGTTCATACCACCGTCTATATGGACCCGACGAATTCCTCGTCTAGCAATGTGGACCAGTCCTCGTTCCGGATATCTTCCAGCAGCAATTACAGCGACTTGACCATACGTCGCCTTCGCTATGATGCAAACGGCTATTACCAGGCTACCGAAGAAGTTCGCTGGTATGTGGAGGATAAGATTCTCAAGCGTTCCTGCAAGCTTATCGAGAAGAAGGCCGGGTTGACTCTTACCGATGATGACCCGTGTGCAGATGTCGGCTCATCTCCCGATGGAATCGAAATGGCCTCGGGAGTCGAGACTTTCCTTGTCCAGGCGGCAAAGCCCAGCGTGGAAACCGCTAACGAACAGGTGTTCCCTGCTTCCGATGCGGGTGGAACCTTCAATTTCTATTCAAGGTCGGGTGACATGAAATACGTGGGACTCTCGACCGCAAGTGCAACTGGAGAAGCGGGCGTTGGAGGAACAAGTGTCGTCCTGACCAATTTCTTCTCGAATTTCGACAATACGACCCAGGATGTCATTGAGGAGACAAGCCAGAAACTCAACCAGGTCCTTGCTATGGAGAATAACACACTGGAAGGGACGCACACGTGGGCGAGCGCTTGTGAGAAGATTACCCTTGAGGAAGGGCAGGTGTACGAGATTTCCTTCAATGTGGATCCTCCGACCGGAGTAGGAGACGAAAAGAACAGGAGCCTTTCCTTTGTTCCTGGGGTGGACCACATGTCTGTTGGATTCAGGAGCGTGACTACGGGCGACTTCCCGAGAAAGGGTGGCGCTAAACTGATCGACGACTTCCTATTTTTCCCGCCGCTCGATGCCAGCAAGGGTAGCGGCAAGCGTACCATGCGCTTCACTGTTCCGGAAAAGATTGAAAACGTGTGTCTGGCGTTCACGTTTGCCTGCTATTCTCCCCTGGTTCATCAGGGAAGGCTTAAAATATCTTACTTGAAATTGAAGAAGGTTGCCGGAACGAATTATGTATTCGATAACGGATACAACCCTGAATCTCACAAGAACGACAAGAAGAATATCAAGGCGCTCAAGTTGACACTAAAAATTGAGCGCAATGGAGAAGGTGGTAGCAGCGAAGTTGTCGTGCCTATCCCGAGCAACGGCCCCACTGACTAG
- a CDS encoding Rpn family recombination-promoting nuclease/putative transposase yields the protein MEQEEFVPDYAQISRDIWIQQTYEEIKKRTYLDPLYDAAFKAFLSDEQALINFLNGVFKLEGDNRITAVTIKNTEVNILFPQVKTFRLDIRATTSTGFCINVEMQKAKHSRFIERILLQHSAFMLQSKHEWDQEFFKEPARELTDEERTQRYDLRYEFPPTFAIWICDFHLEKQSGYRGTWAIRNEQGLTLSEKVKYILYDLTQFSKKREEINTAEDRWLYLLKNAGSSDDLPDFDDGVIAKAIKRLLVGTASEKLLKEQAKNMVMTEEELDYLASLKVRARAEGKAEGLAVGRAEGKAEGRAEGITEGANSKARETAAKMLAKNKPIDEIAEFTGLPESEILAIKAEPAQ from the coding sequence ATGGAACAGGAAGAATTTGTTCCCGACTACGCACAGATTTCCCGTGATATCTGGATTCAGCAGACTTACGAAGAAATCAAGAAGCGCACCTATCTCGACCCGCTCTACGACGCCGCATTCAAGGCGTTCCTGAGCGACGAACAAGCTCTCATCAACTTCTTGAACGGAGTCTTCAAACTGGAAGGCGACAACCGCATCACCGCCGTCACCATCAAGAATACGGAAGTAAACATCCTTTTCCCGCAGGTCAAAACGTTCAGGCTAGACATTCGCGCCACGACCTCGACCGGCTTCTGCATAAACGTGGAGATGCAGAAGGCGAAGCACAGCCGCTTCATCGAACGCATCCTTTTGCAACACAGTGCGTTCATGCTCCAAAGCAAGCACGAATGGGATCAGGAATTCTTCAAGGAGCCCGCAAGGGAACTCACCGACGAAGAGCGCACCCAGCGCTACGACCTTCGTTACGAATTCCCGCCCACCTTTGCCATCTGGATTTGCGACTTCCATCTGGAAAAGCAGTCCGGATACCGCGGCACCTGGGCTATACGTAACGAGCAGGGCTTGACACTTTCTGAAAAGGTTAAGTATATTTTGTATGACCTGACGCAGTTCAGCAAGAAGCGCGAAGAAATCAATACCGCCGAGGACCGCTGGCTCTACCTGCTCAAGAACGCAGGTTCATCCGACGACCTCCCCGATTTTGATGACGGCGTTATCGCGAAAGCAATCAAGCGCCTTCTTGTGGGAACCGCATCGGAAAAGCTCTTGAAGGAACAGGCAAAGAACATGGTGATGACCGAAGAAGAACTGGACTATCTGGCCTCGCTGAAGGTCCGCGCCCGTGCAGAGGGCAAGGCAGAAGGCTTGGCTGTGGGCAGAGCCGAGGGCAAAGCTGAAGGTCGCGCTGAAGGCATCACCGAAGGAGCCAACAGCAAGGCCCGTGAAACAGCCGCAAAGATGCTAGCCAAAAACAAGCCCATTGACGAAATCGCAGAGTTCACCGGCCTTCCGGAATCTGAAATTCTCGCGATTAAGGCCGAGCCCGCTCAGTAA
- the ispD gene encoding 2-C-methyl-D-erythritol 4-phosphate cytidylyltransferase, with translation MAGDNPNTKSTPEALKGRFAAVLPAGGLGKRMGGNIPKQLMLLGGKPVYRYCLETFLNMDEIAEVVMAVPADWKDHFEKDFSHPKLKIVVGGAERWQSVENGVNALTSSAEYVLVHDVARPFISEEIIRNVCNTLVEKGSCLVAKPAVDTIKIAKDGKVESTIDRNTVWLAQTPQAASIALLKKLYARIAAEPLDFTPTDEASILEYFGENVYIVKGNAANDKLTTPEDFEIFTKRTR, from the coding sequence ATGGCAGGTGATAATCCTAACACGAAAAGCACTCCGGAAGCCCTCAAAGGGCGCTTCGCGGCAGTCCTCCCCGCCGGTGGACTCGGCAAGCGCATGGGCGGCAATATTCCCAAGCAACTCATGCTCCTGGGCGGCAAGCCCGTGTACCGCTACTGTCTGGAGACCTTCCTCAACATGGACGAAATCGCCGAAGTCGTGATGGCCGTCCCCGCCGACTGGAAGGATCATTTCGAGAAGGATTTCTCCCACCCCAAGCTGAAAATCGTTGTGGGCGGAGCCGAACGCTGGCAGTCTGTCGAGAACGGCGTGAACGCCCTCACGAGCAGCGCTGAATACGTGTTGGTCCACGACGTGGCGCGTCCCTTCATCAGCGAAGAGATTATCCGCAATGTGTGCAACACGCTTGTCGAAAAAGGCAGTTGCCTTGTGGCCAAGCCCGCAGTCGACACCATCAAGATTGCAAAAGACGGCAAGGTCGAAAGCACAATCGACAGGAATACCGTGTGGCTCGCGCAGACCCCGCAGGCAGCCTCCATCGCGCTGCTGAAAAAACTCTACGCGCGCATTGCCGCCGAACCTCTGGACTTCACGCCCACCGACGAGGCGAGCATCCTCGAATACTTCGGCGAGAACGTCTACATCGTGAAGGGCAACGCCGCGAACGACAAGCTCACCACGCCCGAAGACTTCGAGATTTTTACCAAGCGCACACGCTAA
- a CDS encoding helix-turn-helix transcriptional regulator, with amino-acid sequence MQNVNLDTLFELSEFFRIFGDTTRIRIIQLLMEHDVSVNDIADMLGLEQSVVSHQLRILRTANLVKPRREGRKMFYALDDEHIGEIFNTGLTHILHKKKGK; translated from the coding sequence ATGCAGAACGTGAATCTCGATACCCTGTTCGAACTTTCGGAATTCTTCCGCATTTTCGGCGATACGACGCGAATCCGCATTATCCAGCTCCTGATGGAACACGATGTTTCGGTGAACGACATTGCCGACATGCTCGGGCTCGAACAGTCCGTAGTGAGCCACCAGCTGAGAATCCTGCGCACGGCGAACCTCGTGAAGCCTCGCCGCGAAGGCCGCAAGATGTTCTATGCCCTCGACGATGAACACATCGGTGAAATTTTCAACACGGGCCTGACCCACATCCTTCACAAGAAGAAGGGGAAGTAA
- a CDS encoding SO_0444 family Cu/Zn efflux transporter: protein MELFANIFGEFVHEFITLFSEMAPFLLLGFLLAGILHVWVPNHLYVPKISKSNFMSVLWAALFGVPLPICSCGVIPTSIALRKEGASKGASVSFLISTPATGVDSILATYSLLGLPFAILRPIAAFVTALFGGVFTNIATRGESENVHVQNEIVDFDDCDTDHHCGCGHCEEDEHDHGEHEHHDHHEHEHCGCGGHGCGCEVRDVHSMSFWQKVVETFRYGLVNMVGDVSKWLCIGLVLGALISAFVPNELFLTLRDYPLLCMLAVLVLAMPMYTCATGSIPLALALVAKGITPGAALVLLMAGPATSIASMLVVGKAFGKRTLVAYLLSIAVGAIGFGLIVDTFFMDTFLSAMLPHGSAECHGHGALGVFDYVCSALLAFFMIYAKFAHKGCGGHCGCGDESCGCGEHHHEHGEGECHCHDGHEHGDAHCDHDEPVVRTYRVNGMSCSHCKACVEKAVRGLDDVLFAEADVSRKELLVKWHDEDDVDEAALKKAVEEAGFEFGGKVN, encoded by the coding sequence ATGGAATTGTTTGCAAATATTTTTGGAGAATTTGTACACGAATTCATCACGTTGTTTTCCGAGATGGCGCCGTTCTTGCTGCTCGGCTTTTTGCTTGCGGGAATCTTGCATGTGTGGGTGCCGAACCACCTGTATGTCCCGAAGATTTCGAAGTCTAATTTCATGTCTGTTCTGTGGGCGGCGCTTTTCGGCGTCCCGCTCCCGATTTGCAGCTGCGGCGTGATTCCTACGTCGATTGCGCTCCGCAAGGAAGGCGCGAGCAAGGGAGCGAGCGTAAGCTTCCTCATCTCGACTCCGGCAACGGGCGTGGATTCCATTCTGGCGACGTACTCGCTGCTCGGCCTGCCTTTCGCGATACTGCGCCCGATTGCGGCTTTCGTGACGGCGCTCTTTGGTGGCGTGTTTACGAATATCGCTACGCGCGGTGAATCTGAAAATGTCCATGTGCAAAATGAAATCGTCGACTTTGACGACTGCGATACCGACCATCATTGCGGTTGTGGGCATTGCGAAGAAGATGAACATGACCACGGTGAACACGAGCATCATGACCATCACGAGCATGAACATTGCGGGTGCGGTGGACATGGCTGCGGTTGCGAAGTGCGCGATGTGCACTCGATGAGTTTTTGGCAGAAGGTGGTAGAAACGTTCCGCTACGGGCTTGTGAACATGGTGGGCGATGTGAGCAAGTGGCTCTGCATCGGTCTTGTGCTGGGCGCCTTGATTTCGGCGTTTGTCCCGAACGAACTGTTCCTCACGCTGCGTGATTACCCGCTGCTCTGCATGCTGGCGGTTCTCGTGTTGGCGATGCCGATGTACACCTGCGCGACGGGCTCTATTCCGCTGGCGCTCGCTCTCGTGGCGAAGGGAATTACTCCCGGTGCGGCTCTGGTGCTTTTGATGGCCGGGCCTGCGACGAGTATCGCGAGCATGCTCGTGGTAGGGAAGGCTTTCGGCAAGCGCACGCTTGTTGCCTACCTGCTTTCCATTGCGGTTGGCGCAATCGGCTTCGGCCTGATTGTCGATACGTTCTTCATGGATACGTTCCTTTCGGCGATGCTCCCGCACGGTTCTGCCGAATGCCACGGCCATGGAGCCCTCGGTGTGTTTGACTACGTGTGTTCCGCGTTGCTCGCGTTCTTCATGATCTATGCGAAGTTTGCACACAAGGGTTGCGGCGGCCATTGCGGCTGTGGAGATGAAAGCTGCGGTTGCGGCGAACACCATCACGAGCATGGCGAAGGTGAATGCCACTGCCATGATGGCCATGAACATGGCGATGCTCATTGTGACCACGACGAACCGGTAGTGCGCACGTACCGCGTGAATGGCATGAGTTGCAGCCATTGCAAGGCTTGTGTCGAGAAGGCGGTGCGCGGATTGGACGATGTTCTGTTTGCAGAAGCCGACGTGAGCCGCAAGGAACTGCTCGTCAAGTGGCACGACGAAGACGATGTCGATGAGGCGGCGCTCAAGAAGGCCGTTGAAGAAGCTGGCTTCGAGTTCGGCGGAAAGGTTAATTAA
- a CDS encoding 2-C-methyl-D-erythritol 4-phosphate cytidylyltransferase, giving the protein MQNLNGKFAAVLPAGGLGKRMGGNIPKQLMLLGGKLGELIACKMKIVVGGAERWQSVENGVNALTSNAEFVLVHDVARPLGPRNDNPY; this is encoded by the coding sequence ATGCAAAACTTAAACGGCAAATTCGCGGCAGTACTCCCCGCAGGAGGGCTCGGCAAACGCATGGGCGGCAACATTCCCAAACAGCTGATGCTCCTGGGCGGCAAACTCGGCGAACTTATTGCCTGCAAAATGAAGATTGTCGTAGGCGGTGCGGAGCGCTGGCAGTCCGTAGAGAACGGCGTGAACGCACTTACAAGCAATGCGGAATTCGTTCTGGTCCACGACGTGGCACGCCCCTTAGGGCCTCGCAATGACAATCCCTATTAG